A portion of the Gasterosteus aculeatus chromosome 12, fGasAcu3.hap1.1, whole genome shotgun sequence genome contains these proteins:
- the LOC120809245 gene encoding annexin A2-B, producing the protein MAMVSEFLGQLTLSYGAEVEPKFPTVVPEQDFDPSKDAARIETAIKTKGVDEQTIIDILTRRSTEQRREIAFEYERIAKKDLMTALKGALSGPLETLMLGLMRSTAQYDASELKASMKGLGTDEETLIEIVCSRNYKELEEIKKVYKDMFKKEVEKDIAGDTSGDFAKLLLALVQTKRDEPSNVVDYEKIDEDARSLYEAGVKRKGTDVATWISIMSQRSVPHLQKVFERYKRYSPYDIKESIRKEVKGDMEKSFLTLVECFENRQLYFANKLNDAMKGKGAKEKVVTRIMVSRCEVDLMKIRTEFKKQHKRSLYQTIAEQTKGDYQNALLSLCGGDD; encoded by the exons ATGGCGATGGTCTCCGAGTTCTTGGGTCAGCTGACGCTGTCGTACGGAGCG GAGGTGGAGCCTAAATTCCCCACCGTGGTGCCGGAACAAGACTTTGACCCGAGCAAAGACGCTGCAAGGATCGAGACGGCCATCAAGACGAAAG GAGTAGACGAGCAGACCATCATCGACATACTGACCCGACGCAGCACAGAGCAGCGCAGGGAGATCGCCTTCGAGTACGAACGCATCGCCAAGAAG GATCTGATGACGGCCCTGAAGGGGGCGCTGTCCGGCCCTCTCGAAACTCTGATGCTGGGTCTGATGAGGAGCACCGCCCAGTACGACGCCTCCGAGCTCAAGGCCTCCATGAAG GGACTTGGGACTGACGAGGAAACTCTCATTGAGATTGTCTGCTCCAGAAACTACAAAGAACTGGAGGAGATCAAGAAGGTTTACAAAGACA TGTTTAAGAAAGAGGTGGAGAAAGACATAGCAGGAGACACATCAGGAGATTTCGCCAAACTGCTGCTGGCACTGGTTCAG ACAAAGAGAGATGAACCTTCTAATGTGGTCGACTATGAGAAGATTGACGAGGACGCCAGA TCTTTGTATGAAGCCGGCGTGAAGAGGAAGGGAACTGACGTAGCTACCTGGATCTCCATCATGTCTCAGAGAAGTGTTCCCCATCTGCAGAAAG TGTTTGAGAGGTATAAGCGTTACAGTCCCTACGACATTAAGGAAAGCATCAGGAAGGAGGTGAAAGGAGACATGGAGAAGTCCTTCCTCACGCTGG TGGAGTGCTTTGAGAACAGACAGCTGTACTTCGCCAACAAACTCAATGATGCCATGAAG GGTAAAGGAGCAAAGGAGAAGGTAGTGACCAGGATCATGGTCTCTCGCTGTGAGGTGGACCTCATGAAGATCAGAACAGAGTTCAAGAAGCAGCACAAAAGATCTTTGTACCAGACCATCGCT GAGCAGACTAAAGGAGACTACCAGAATGCTCTGCTTAGCCTGTGCGGAGGAGACGACTGA